The Desulfonatronospira thiodismutans ASO3-1 region AAAACTCATAACGCTGCCCACCATGAGCCCCTGTTTTATCGAGGCCTTGCGGCTTAAAAAATAAGTACCCACAAAGGCCTTGCCGTGTCCCGGGCCAAGAGCGTGGACCACTCCATAGGCAAATGCCAGTCCCAGGTAGGACCAGAAGGCACTGCCCCAGGGATCTTCACGGATCTGCCGGGCATAACCCCCGGCATTCTGGCGTATTTGATGCTGCCAGGCCATTATTCTGGCCATGCTTGCCTGCCCCTTTTCTTTTACCCAGTCCGGAACAAGGTCTCCTGGTTGAAAACCTTGTTCCTTTTTTTCTTCGGGTTTTTCCGGGGGAGCCTGAAAAGGACTCTGGGCAAAGGATGTCCAGGGCGAAAAAAGTATCAGGCTTAAAAGAAGTAATGTAAATATTCGGGAGGTCATAGGGGAGATATACTCAACTTGATTGCTTCAGGGGTTATCATTCCAAAATAAAATGTCAGGGATGACTTTTTCTGGGTGGAGTAGTCGATTTCCCAGGAGGACAGATCGCCCTTGAAGCCGATGTCATCGGGCGGGAAAAATACCTGACAGAAATAGCTTTCATCGTAAACCAGAATAAAAAGTTCCTGCTTTTTCTGGTTTATTTCGATGTCAAAAGGTACAAAAAAAGAGTATATTGCAAGCCCGTCCTGAACTTTTACGGAAAAATCCTCGATTTTCGTAGCCGGAATCTTTTCATCCCCCAACATTAACAAGGTAAAAAAGTCGTAATGCTTGAGGTTTTCAAAGGTTTCCCGGTAAAGGCGATCCAGTTCCTGACTGCTTATCTCTCCTTCCTGATCAATATTGTACTGATTGATTATCCAGGAACTCTGGTACTCGTCGAATGTCCACTCCTGCCATACTCCCTTTAGTCCCTGCTCATTGAACTCGATTTCTATTTCCGTTTCCAGGAAGACATGCGGATGGGCAAGAGCCTGGCTGGCGGGTGAAACCTGCAGGCCCAGGAACAGCAGCCCTGAAACAATCAGGCAACATCTAATGTAACAGTTTATGATTGATAACATAATTTCAATAAATTAAACGATGCTTTTGATAAAAGTCAAGCTGATACTATTCCTTCAACACAGTCAAATTGTTCGAGCATTCGCAGCTTCCTTCAACCTGTTGAGACTCCTGATTCCCCTGGACTCACTGAAAGATCCAGATTGATTGTTTGAACATGAGAACTTTTGATTTTTGCCCACTCAATCTGATAAACAAAGGGACAAGCTGTCAGCTTGACTTTGCATTTTCTTTTGTATAAAGATTTTTTCAATTGATTCAGACTGGTTGCTGAATCTGTGTTCTTTTTGGCTTTTTAAAATTACTCAGGTGCCCGCAAGGGCTTGAAAGGGAATCCCGTGCAAGTCGGGAACGGACCCGCCGCTGTAATCGGGGACGAACAGCGCATTATGCCACTTTCTTCCCGCACTTACTTTTTCTTAAGCTAAATCTGCATGATAGAAAAGTAAGTGCGGGGGTTGGGAAGGCGCGCCTATTAGAATGATCCGAGAGTCAGAAGACCTGCCTGGGTGAGTTGTGCAACCCTCGAGGACCGGGGTAATGCAAATAAGA contains the following coding sequences:
- a CDS encoding DUF1007 family protein, whose amino-acid sequence is MLSIINCYIRCCLIVSGLLFLGLQVSPASQALAHPHVFLETEIEIEFNEQGLKGVWQEWTFDEYQSSWIINQYNIDQEGEISSQELDRLYRETFENLKHYDFFTLLMLGDEKIPATKIEDFSVKVQDGLAIYSFFVPFDIEINQKKQELFILVYDESYFCQVFFPPDDIGFKGDLSSWEIDYSTQKKSSLTFYFGMITPEAIKLSISPL